The sequence below is a genomic window from Deltaproteobacteria bacterium.
AACACCTGCCGGCGGCGCACGTCGAGCTGCTCGATCACCCCGCGCAGCGTCTCCCAGTCCGCGGGCGTCGCGCTCACGATGAGCGAGTTGGTGGCGGGGTCGGCCGTCAGCCGTACGGGCGCGGCGAGCGGGATCGCCGCGGGCGTGCCGGGCGGCGCGGGCTCGGCCTCGGCGCTGACCGGCGTGGCCGGAGGCGGCTGCCCCATGCCGCCGTCGTAGCCGAGGCCGAGCGCCTCCGCGCGGCGCGCGGCGCTGCGTGCGAGCGAGCTGCCGTGCGGCTCGGGCGGCGGGGGCGGGCCGATCTTCTGGCCGACGAGCTGTGCCAGCACGCGCACCAGGCCGTCCGCCGCCGCGTACCTGAGACGATAGACGTTGACGCGCGTGCTCCCCGGCGGGAGCGCCTGGTCGAGGCGCGCGGCGACGGCGCGCGCGCGCCGCACCTCGTCGGGCGGGCCGGAGAGCACGAGCGCGTTCGTGCGCGCGTCGGCGGTGACGCGGAGCGCCTGGCCGCCGAGCGCGTCGCGCAGGCGGCGCGCGGTCTCGTCGGCGGGCGCGAAGCGCAGCGTCACGACCTCGGTCGCGCGCTCGCTCGAGGGCACGTCGAGGTCGGCCACGAGCCCGCCCAGGCGCTCGACGTTGCCGCCCGCGTCGACCACGACCAGGCTGTTGGTGGGCGGATAGGCGGTGAGCAGCCCGTCCTTCGAGACGAGCGGCTGGAGCACGGGCACGAGCCCGCCGGCATCCGCGTGCCGGAGCGGCAGGATGCGGGTCACGACCTCGTCGCCGCGGCGAGCGCCGCTCGCCACCGCCTCGCGTGCGGGCACGATCTTCGTGAACGCGCCGCTCGGCACCGTGGTGAAGCCCTTCACCTGGAGGACGGACTGGAAGACCAGGTACGCCTCGTCGGGCGTGATCCGGGTGGGCGAGATGATGGTCACCTTGCCGCGCACGCGGTCGTCGACGATGAAGTTGCGCCCGGTCACCTCGCTCACGAACTTGGCGAGGACGGGCAGCTCCACGTCCTGGAAGTTGAGCGCGACGGTGGCCTCCTCGGCGGCAGGGGCGGAGGCGGCGAGGGCGAGCGCGAGGAGGAGCGCGGCTCTCGTCCTCATCGGAGGTCGTAGACCAGGGTGCGCGGCGCGTCGCCGCGCACGATGTCGAGCGCGACCCGCGGCTCGGTGCGGAGCCGCTGGAGGAAGCCGAGGAGCGCCGCCGGGTCGGCAACCTGCGCGCCGTTCACGCGCTCGACGACGTCGCCGTTCCGGAGCCCGAGCCTCGCGAACAGGCTGTCGTCGCGGATCTGGAAGAGGCGGAAGCCCGCGGGGCGGCCGTCGCGCACCTCGGCGACGGCGCGGAGCTGCGTCATGAGGCCGCTCACGTTGTCGACCGCGCCCGCGACTTCCCGACGGTCCACGACGAACGCGTTCTCGGCGGTGCGGCGGATGTGCTCGTCGGCGGGGACGGCAGCCGGCGCGGCGGGCGTCTCGGCGGAGGGGGCGGTCGCGGGCGGCGCGAGCTCGAGCACCTCCTCGCCGCCGTCGTCCTCGAGCGTGACGCGATCCCAGTCGATCGACGCGATGCGCGCCCCGCCCACCTGGTCGCCGACGCGGTAGAGCTCCTGGCGGTGCGTCGCCGTGTCCTCGATCACGGCGCGCGCGTCGCGGCCCTGGAGGCCGACGCCCCACAGGCGAAGCGCCGCGTGGCGCGCGGGTGCGCCGCCCTCGCGCGCCGGGTTGAAGAGGTCGCGCTCGGCGATCAGCGCATAGTCGGCGAGCGGACCGGGGCCGTGGGGCGGCGGCGCGGCGGCGGGTTCAACGGGCGCCGGCGGCACGTCGTCGACGGCCGCGTCGAGAGCCGTCGTGACGCCGACCGCGGCCAGGTACGCGACGAGCGCGAGGAGCGCGAGCTCGAGGGCGAGCCGGTGACGCCGGACGAACCCCATGACGGGACGGCGGGGTCATACGCCAGGTGGTTCGGCGGGTGCAACGGGGCGAGTTGCCGCCTGTGGTACAATGCAAATGATGCGGCGGTCCGCCCTCAAGCTCGCGTGTCTCGCCGGGCTCTGGTCGGCTGCCGCGGCCGCGAGCCCGGTCGAGGTCGACGTGAACGGCGTCGTGCTCGACCCCGACAGCGGCTCGCCCATCGTCCGCCTGGTCGAGAAGGCGAAGGCCCGCCGGGAGCTGCCCATCTGGATCGGGCCCTTCGAGGCGCAGGCGATCGTGCTCGAGATGCAGGGGGTACCGGCGCCGCGGCCGCTGACGCACGACCTGATGAAGCAGCTCGTGGAGCGCCTGGGCGGCAAGCTCACGCGCGTGGTGATCGGCGAGGTTCACGACAACACCTACTTCGCCACGCTCCATCTCCAGCGCCCGGGCGGGAAGGAGCTCACCGTCGATGCGCGCCCGAGCGATGCGATCGCGCTCGCGCTCCGGCTGCACGGCCCGATCCTGGTCGCCGAGGAGCTGTTCGCGCGCGCCGCGGCCGGGCGGGCCGCGCCGGTGCACCTCTGGGGGCTCACGGTTCAGGACCTGACGCCCGAGATGGCCGCCTTCTTCCAGGCGCCCGAGGGGCGCGGCGTGCTGGTCTCGGACGTGGCCGCTGCGGCGCCCGCCCGCGACATGGCGCGCGGCGACGTCATCGTCGCCCTCGATGACGAGCCGGTCTCCTCGGTCGACGAGCTCACCAGCCGCGCCGGCGCGCGCCCCGCCGCCGCGCCCGTCCGTCTCTCCGTCCGCCGCGCGGGCCGCTCGCTCCAGGTCCACTTCCAGGCCGGCGATTGAGCGCCGGGCTGCCCCGAGACCGCGTGGAAGTCGTCAGGTTTGTTGACAACCCCCGGCGCGGGGCCTAGAAGACCGCGTTTGGCGGAAGATCGGCGGACGCCGGACCCGGACGCGGCGCGGCAGCGCGAGCTCGACCGGCAGGTCGAGGACCTCGCGCGGCGGCTCGCGGAGGTGGTCAACACCGCGGGGCCCGAGTCGAGGCAGGACCTGCGCGAATACGCGATCGGCTTACTGAAGGAGGAGACGGAGCGCGACGACGTCCCCGCGGCGGCGTCGACCACGTTGACGCATGCCCCGCAGTTCAGTCCCCTCGCGTTCGCGATCCTCATCGGCCTCGTCTCTCTGCCGCTCGTGCTGCTGTTCGCGCCGCTCGGCATCGGCCTCTTCGGGATGGCGGTGTTGATGGGAATATGGGGCCTGATCGACACCTTCTTCCACCGCGCGCCCGCACCGCCCAAGCCGCACTAATGCAGGAGCTGAACCTTTTTCATTTTTCCGCCCCCGGCCGGCGGGGCACGCTCGCACGGGGGGGACCGGGCATCGATGGCTAAGGCCGAGGCGCAGCAGGAAGATCCGGCCGCGCTCGCCGCCCGCCGGGTGATCGAGCAGCAACGCGAGCGCGAGAAGCGCGCCCGCGAGCGCGCCCAGCTCGGCGGCCTCTGGTCCCGGCGCGACGTCTTCGGGCGCTTCGGCTGGAGCATCTTCGCGGCCTTCTCGGGCGTCTCGCTGCTCGCGGCCGTCCGCTCGGCCTTCCCGCGCGTCCTCTTCCAGCCGCCCTCGACTTTCAAGGCCGGCCGCTCGAGCGACTACACGATCGGCGAGGTGAGCGAGAAGTTCAAGAAGGACCAGCGGGTGTGGATCATCCGCACCGAGGAGGGGCTCTACGCCCTGTTCGCCAAGTGCACGCACCTCGGCTGCACGCCCCGCTGGCTCACCGCCGAGAACAAGTTCAAGTGCCCGTGCCACGGGAGCGGCTTCTACAAGACCGGGATCAACTTCGAGGGCCCGGCGCCGCGCCCGCTCGAGCGCCTGCGCATCACCAAGGCCGAGGACGGCGAGATCCTGATCGACAAGAGCGTCAAGTATCTCTACGAGAAGGGCGACTGGAACAAGCCGGGCGCCTTCCTGAAGGTGTGACCCATGTCCGGATGGGACGAGATCAAGCGCCAGATCACCGAATCGCAGGTCTGGCAGTCCATCTTCCGCCACGGCTACGACGACACGCCGCGGAACCGCATCCTCATGGTGTCGGGGAACGTGTGGCTCCACCTCCACCCCTCCAAGGTGCGCCGGCACGCGACCCGGCTCCGCTTCACGTGGTGTATGGGCGGCATCACCTTCCTCCTCTACCTGGTGACGGTCGTGACCGGCATCTACCTGATGTTCTACTACCGGCCGACGGCCGAGTACGCCTACGCCGACATGAAGTACCTCGAGTACGACATGCCGT
It includes:
- the gspD gene encoding type II secretion system protein GspD, which encodes MRTRAALLLALALAASAPAAEEATVALNFQDVELPVLAKFVSEVTGRNFIVDDRVRGKVTIISPTRITPDEAYLVFQSVLQVKGFTTVPSGAFTKIVPAREAVASGARRGDEVVTRILPLRHADAGGLVPVLQPLVSKDGLLTAYPPTNSLVVVDAGGNVERLGGLVADLDVPSSERATEVVTLRFAPADETARRLRDALGGQALRVTADARTNALVLSGPPDEVRRARAVAARLDQALPPGSTRVNVYRLRYAAADGLVRVLAQLVGQKIGPPPPPEPHGSSLARSAARRAEALGLGYDGGMGQPPPATPVSAEAEPAPPGTPAAIPLAAPVRLTADPATNSLIVSATPADWETLRGVIEQLDVRRRQVFVEAIILEATAEKTRALGVEFRVGATDDGHQGLAQANLGTLAGALVDPTSLPGLILAAASNQKVKLPNGQEVPAHTVLLTALQTDSDVNVLSAPNIITTDNEEAEIVVGRNVPFVASRATSASNLANLFTTVERHDVGITLRMTPQITADDFVHLALFEEVSDIDPTATASVGDPTLVGPTTTIRSASTAVAARDGQTVVIGGLLADTIRAHAEAVPFLGHIPVLGHLFRRDDDRRTKTNLLVFLTPHIIATDEQMATNSLRERERMRAALPRPRRDRPPLTGPSWPAPEAKP
- a CDS encoding cytochrome B6, which translates into the protein MSGWDEIKRQITESQVWQSIFRHGYDDTPRNRILMVSGNVWLHLHPSKVRRHATRLRFTWCMGGITFLLYLVTVVTGIYLMFYYRPTAEYAYADMKYLEYDMP
- a CDS encoding Rieske 2Fe-2S domain-containing protein — translated: MAKAEAQQEDPAALAARRVIEQQREREKRARERAQLGGLWSRRDVFGRFGWSIFAAFSGVSLLAAVRSAFPRVLFQPPSTFKAGRSSDYTIGEVSEKFKKDQRVWIIRTEEGLYALFAKCTHLGCTPRWLTAENKFKCPCHGSGFYKTGINFEGPAPRPLERLRITKAEDGEILIDKSVKYLYEKGDWNKPGAFLKV
- a CDS encoding PDZ domain-containing protein → MTGRRGHTPGGSAGATGRVAACGTMQMMRRSALKLACLAGLWSAAAAASPVEVDVNGVVLDPDSGSPIVRLVEKAKARRELPIWIGPFEAQAIVLEMQGVPAPRPLTHDLMKQLVERLGGKLTRVVIGEVHDNTYFATLHLQRPGGKELTVDARPSDAIALALRLHGPILVAEELFARAAAGRAAPVHLWGLTVQDLTPEMAAFFQAPEGRGVLVSDVAAAAPARDMARGDVIVALDDEPVSSVDELTSRAGARPAAAPVRLSVRRAGRSLQVHFQAGD